From Desulforhopalus sp., one genomic window encodes:
- a CDS encoding DUF202 domain-containing protein gives MSDLNDPRVFFAAERTLLAWTRTSLTLMAFGFVVERFGLFVHMLLPQHSESVQRGLSFWIGLSFIILGVLSSTAAVLQYRKVLQTLQPVEIPSGYFVNLSALTSLVVAALGAALSAYLFRGVFF, from the coding sequence ATGTCTGACCTCAATGACCCAAGAGTTTTCTTTGCAGCAGAACGAACACTGTTGGCTTGGACTCGAACCTCTTTGACCCTCATGGCTTTTGGTTTTGTGGTAGAGAGATTCGGCTTGTTTGTCCACATGTTGCTGCCGCAACACAGTGAGTCGGTGCAGAGGGGGCTTTCCTTCTGGATTGGTCTTTCCTTTATTATCCTCGGGGTACTCTCTTCTACAGCCGCAGTCCTGCAGTACAGGAAAGTGCTGCAGACACTCCAGCCCGTCGAGATACCAAGCGGTTACTTTGTCAATCTCAGCGCCTTGACGAGTCTGGTGGTTGCCGCCCTGGGTGCTGCTTTGTCCGCGTATCTCTTTCGGGGAGTCTTTTTCTGA